One stretch of Argiope bruennichi chromosome 3, qqArgBrue1.1, whole genome shotgun sequence DNA includes these proteins:
- the LOC129963531 gene encoding cytochrome P450 3A41-like isoform X1, with protein MAGSYFLTLLHSEMEVFLALLVVLVASVVFMVVRWAVNRHDRLKVFKRYGIPGPEPDFLSGNMNQLKSAPTPNDIITSWLGKYGNVFGYYVGEIPYIVVNDLEMLKQVFIKDSNVFINRPAMFLDVAPLNKTILALKDKRWKEVRSLLTPTFSSGKIKLMTQIVSKKVDVTVRVVEKHAEKDEIFDMYELVQGLTLDVIADCALAMKSHCQENPQDIFLVAVRDFFRYANNRAVEYAIMFPFVATVMSFISNYLTAGQMTNLIVDSVKRAIAERRQKPDVRSMDILQLMLDHKGNDGTGSPGLTDEEIIANAYIFLLAGYETTATALAFTFYLLVKHPEIQDRLYKEIENITDDFEKDTDNAYSTVQNHQYLDQVFSESLRFYPPVTGFVSRLCSEDHRVGTVIIPKGATVLAPVWDIHHDPELWPNPWEFDPERFSPENKTNLNSAAYMPFGIGKRNCIGARFAQLEAKLAIFRLVKKFKFEACEKTDDPLPLICHTVIINPAKGVYLKAVPRVS; from the exons AAATGGAAGTATTTTTGGCCCTCCTCGTCGTCTTGGTGGCCAGCGTGGTCTTCATGGTCGTGCGATGGGCGGTCAACAGGCACGATCGCCTGAAGGTTTTCAAGAGGTACGGCATCCCGGGTCCGGAACCGGATTTCCTCTCCGGTAACATGAATCAGCTGAAGAGTGCGCCCACACCCAACGACATCATCACCTCCTGGCTGGGGAAGTACGGAAACGTTTTTGGATATTATGTGGGGGAAATTCCGTATATTGTGGTAAATGACCTAGAAATGCTGAAACAG GTGTTCATAAAGGATTCTAACGTGTTTATCAATCGCCCCGCCATGTTCCTGGATGTGGCACCCTTGAACAAAACGATACTTGCTTTGAAAGACAAACGCTGGAAGGAAGTGCGATCCCTCCTGACTCCGACTTTCAGTTCCGGCAAGATCAAGCTTATGACTCAGATAGTGAGCAAGAAA GTCGATGTCACGGTCCGTGTAGTCGAGAAGCATGCTGAGAAGGATGAAATATTCGACATGTACGAGCTCGTCCAGGGCCTTACGTTGGATGTCATCGCTGATTGCGCTCTGGCGATGAAATCGCACTGCCAAGAAAATCCGCAAGACATTTTCCTCGTAGCA GTGCGTGATTTCTTCCGCTACGCCAACAATCGAGCTGTGGAATATGCGATCATGTTCCCTTTTGTGGCAACCGTTATGAGCTTCATCAGCAACTACTTGACAGCAGGACAGATGACCAACCTCATCGTGGACAGTGTGAAGAGAGCCATTGCTGAGAGAAGGCAGAAGCCTGATGTCCGCAGTATGGATATTTTGCAACTGATGCTAGATCACAAAGGAAATG ATGGAACCGGATCCCCAGGACTAACAGATGAAGAGATAATCGCCAACGCTTACATTTTCCTACTGGCTGGATATGAAACAACAGCCACCGCCTTGGCCTTCACTTTCTACTTGCTCGTCAAACACCCGGAGATTCAGGATCGGCTCTACAAGGAGATTGAAAATATCACAGACGATTTTGAAAAAGATACAGATAATGCTTATTCCACGGTTCAGA ATCATCAGTATCTTGACCAAGTCTTCAGCGAGTCCCTCCGCTTTTATCCTCCAGTCACAGGATTCGTGTCCAGGTTGTGTAGCGAGGACCACAGAGTTGGAACGGTGATTATTCCGAAGGGAGCCACGGTATTGGCTCCTGTGTGGGACATCCACCACGATCCTGAGCTGTGGCCAAACCCTTGGGAGTTCGATCCAGAGCGCTTCTCGCCGGAAAACAAGACGAACCTGAACAGCGCGGCTTACATGCCTTTTGGAATAGGCAAAAGAAACTGCATCGGTGCGAGATTCGCGCAGTTGGAAGCGAAGCTGGCCATATTTAGATTGGTGAAGAAGTTCAAATTCGAGGCCTGCGAGAAGACCGACGATCCTCTGCCTCTGATATGCCACACTGTCATCATCAACCCAGCCAAAGGTGTCTATCTTAAGGCTGTTCCACGAGTTTCCTGA
- the LOC129963531 gene encoding cytochrome P450 3A41-like isoform X2: MEVFLALLVVLVASVVFMVVRWAVNRHDRLKVFKRYGIPGPEPDFLSGNMNQLKSAPTPNDIITSWLGKYGNVFGYYVGEIPYIVVNDLEMLKQVFIKDSNVFINRPAMFLDVAPLNKTILALKDKRWKEVRSLLTPTFSSGKIKLMTQIVSKKVDVTVRVVEKHAEKDEIFDMYELVQGLTLDVIADCALAMKSHCQENPQDIFLVAVRDFFRYANNRAVEYAIMFPFVATVMSFISNYLTAGQMTNLIVDSVKRAIAERRQKPDVRSMDILQLMLDHKGNDGTGSPGLTDEEIIANAYIFLLAGYETTATALAFTFYLLVKHPEIQDRLYKEIENITDDFEKDTDNAYSTVQNHQYLDQVFSESLRFYPPVTGFVSRLCSEDHRVGTVIIPKGATVLAPVWDIHHDPELWPNPWEFDPERFSPENKTNLNSAAYMPFGIGKRNCIGARFAQLEAKLAIFRLVKKFKFEACEKTDDPLPLICHTVIINPAKGVYLKAVPRVS; the protein is encoded by the exons ATGGAAGTATTTTTGGCCCTCCTCGTCGTCTTGGTGGCCAGCGTGGTCTTCATGGTCGTGCGATGGGCGGTCAACAGGCACGATCGCCTGAAGGTTTTCAAGAGGTACGGCATCCCGGGTCCGGAACCGGATTTCCTCTCCGGTAACATGAATCAGCTGAAGAGTGCGCCCACACCCAACGACATCATCACCTCCTGGCTGGGGAAGTACGGAAACGTTTTTGGATATTATGTGGGGGAAATTCCGTATATTGTGGTAAATGACCTAGAAATGCTGAAACAG GTGTTCATAAAGGATTCTAACGTGTTTATCAATCGCCCCGCCATGTTCCTGGATGTGGCACCCTTGAACAAAACGATACTTGCTTTGAAAGACAAACGCTGGAAGGAAGTGCGATCCCTCCTGACTCCGACTTTCAGTTCCGGCAAGATCAAGCTTATGACTCAGATAGTGAGCAAGAAA GTCGATGTCACGGTCCGTGTAGTCGAGAAGCATGCTGAGAAGGATGAAATATTCGACATGTACGAGCTCGTCCAGGGCCTTACGTTGGATGTCATCGCTGATTGCGCTCTGGCGATGAAATCGCACTGCCAAGAAAATCCGCAAGACATTTTCCTCGTAGCA GTGCGTGATTTCTTCCGCTACGCCAACAATCGAGCTGTGGAATATGCGATCATGTTCCCTTTTGTGGCAACCGTTATGAGCTTCATCAGCAACTACTTGACAGCAGGACAGATGACCAACCTCATCGTGGACAGTGTGAAGAGAGCCATTGCTGAGAGAAGGCAGAAGCCTGATGTCCGCAGTATGGATATTTTGCAACTGATGCTAGATCACAAAGGAAATG ATGGAACCGGATCCCCAGGACTAACAGATGAAGAGATAATCGCCAACGCTTACATTTTCCTACTGGCTGGATATGAAACAACAGCCACCGCCTTGGCCTTCACTTTCTACTTGCTCGTCAAACACCCGGAGATTCAGGATCGGCTCTACAAGGAGATTGAAAATATCACAGACGATTTTGAAAAAGATACAGATAATGCTTATTCCACGGTTCAGA ATCATCAGTATCTTGACCAAGTCTTCAGCGAGTCCCTCCGCTTTTATCCTCCAGTCACAGGATTCGTGTCCAGGTTGTGTAGCGAGGACCACAGAGTTGGAACGGTGATTATTCCGAAGGGAGCCACGGTATTGGCTCCTGTGTGGGACATCCACCACGATCCTGAGCTGTGGCCAAACCCTTGGGAGTTCGATCCAGAGCGCTTCTCGCCGGAAAACAAGACGAACCTGAACAGCGCGGCTTACATGCCTTTTGGAATAGGCAAAAGAAACTGCATCGGTGCGAGATTCGCGCAGTTGGAAGCGAAGCTGGCCATATTTAGATTGGTGAAGAAGTTCAAATTCGAGGCCTGCGAGAAGACCGACGATCCTCTGCCTCTGATATGCCACACTGTCATCATCAACCCAGCCAAAGGTGTCTATCTTAAGGCTGTTCCACGAGTTTCCTGA